The region CaggcgcctccaactgaccagtctaactcgTCTAGACCTttcagcctagtggttaaggcgtgcggcctgtcatctggctgcccggtttcggtgcgggttcgaatcccagggCCCAGGAGATTGCTCTACTTGAatttttgtttcactggttcccacaccaaCCCTGTGAGCCTGGCAAAATGTGCCGCACAAGGAtatcgaactcggagattcaaggacgaatcttaaaaacaaaagggggagtagtgtaacagtggggttcaagcacctccaactgaccagtctattGAACTGGtttagaccttttagcctagtggttaaagCGTGtggcctgtgatctggctgcccggtttcagcgcgggttctaatcccgggggCCTGGAGACTGatctactcgcttctttgtttcaacAGAAAAGATATTCATGTCTCCTttatcattttcacattttggaACTTGCAATGAAAGAAGACTTCAACTTcgattacccccaaataaccccgcaaggggcaaagtagggggggaggaggtcccaggctacgGCGGGCAGGCGTCCAGCCTGGCgtggtatgactcaacggtgggagccgtaacaaccgcgccaggcagggcgttccactcggggattgtgcgggggaagaatgatgtttgagtctgtccgggcgttaagtggttgaaatttgagcgtgtggctcccccgggtgcgcccctgagctggtttcagtagactatctgtgttaatattgatgtagttattgactagcttatagaaaaaggtgaggcgggcgttcctcctccttaaAGTGTTATATTATAgatatgattatatataatacagaacttttgtatgatatcatatttttatttatcattatcatagcaATTAATGAAAGTTTTGCATGTATAGAGGAAAACGAATTTAATTAACTTGAAAGAGGTTCTCCtaacaaatcaataattttGTTCTAAATTACAACAAAGTTCCTTGATATGATGTTGAAACTAAGGTCTTCACTATACTATTTGGTTCTATTTTGAACAAGGTCTCATGGTTTTGTATTCTGTATTGCTTTTTATATGCAAAGTAGGAGGCAAAGGATAACAACAACAGATCATATTGTTCATACTGCAAAACTTTATTCCCAAAAGTCCTGCAAAAGAATTCACACACTTCACAAAGTTCCTTTTTGCACGATATACAGAATTCAATAAAAGCACAAAATGCCAGCATATCTCATATGtaaccaaaacaacaaaactcCACTACACACAAACTTGGCAGAACCCAAGAAGCTAAACAAAGAATTGCGATCATCTCTCTACCCCTACACAACAGAGAACATCACACAATGTGGTATTAGGCCATGTAGCCAATGCAGATAATAAGTTAGTATAAATCTCTGATTGTAAAATAGACACTGCACGGAAAATGCAATACATTTCCATGGTAATAGTAGCCATGGTAACAAAACAAAGTGCTTAATATACATCCATAAGAATCCTCGCACACCCCCATAATATCACCCTGTGTTTCTATAATATTAAGGCACTATGGATGATTGGGTGTgtcctggataccagactgagTGTGAATGGCTGGGAGTTTCCTTCGTTTGCTCAGCAGGATTGTCCGTGCTTACAATGCACATCTGCCAAACGTCGTTTCGTTCCCAGTTCTCAGCGACTGGCTGGATTTGCAGGTTTGCATAAGGCCCAACAAAGGGACGGGGTTAATGTCCAAGTATGCGGCATGGTAAACAGTAAGGTATACGCCTTACTTGCATGACATGGCAAATAGTCAGGTGTATGCCCTGCCAGCATACTTTCCCCCATCCTTCAACGCTCTGGAAACAGCTACGCTGGCGTAAAAACACGTCCAAACAAACCTATCCTGAGTAAACACGGACGGGCAAACTGCCATGGGGTGCCGCTGGTGGTATTGACAGTTTAATTTATCGGAAAACTGCCTGCACGCAAAGTGTGGACATGATTCACAATAGGGCCCGCAAATATTTGACGTTACATGTCGACTTGAAAGCACTTTTACATGTCAACCCTCTCCCACTAAAGGACTAGTGCCAATAGTTACATATCATTTAACACCTCCAAGCACTGACTAACCTGTACCTTGAGCATCAGCAGATaatatagaaaaatatataCTCATAAAATATGTTGGATATTTCTCCATTTGGAGTGTTCTCATATACATATAATGCATGTTATTCAACTTTATAAGACACACAAGCTGCATGTGCGATACATATAATATATCTTGGATCGAGAACTGATTGCGGGCctaaataaaataataaaacatCTCATGTACATAATATTCATAACATAACTGATAGTTAATTCTGGTTGAAATGTGTACTAGGTGAAAAGATAGGTTTTGACATCCATCATAACTTGACCTTTTTCCTTTGTGTAAACAGAGCACCCTGTTTTGGACATCGATTCCATGTAAAAAAGGGGTCACTCCGTGAGACCATGTGCTTTGTTTTCTGAATAATTGATTCGCAAGCCTTTGTTGGGGACGAATTCCAAGAAGGCAAGTGTGTCAAGTGATAAATGATTGCAGAAAATGCTCATAAATCTGTaaaatacacatttcttttggtttggttttaaAGATGAAGTCTTCCATCAATGAGTGTCTGTTGCCACAATTTCTAAAAGAGTGTGCGGCAGTATTGTATAATAGAATTGATTTGACTTCTCTAGAATGATATTCTTGTTTTTAAGTCCAATTTTGCAGACAATATATATCCAACCCTTGTCTTGTTATGAGTGAATACCAAAGTAGATGTTCCTTTTCGTACATATTTCCTTTCAACCTAATTGATATTAAATAATAAATGACTTTGATTTGTTGTATATACGATAGTATTCTCTGATGGACGGAACTTGATACTACCGaaactaaatcaacaataacaGAAAAATCAGATGGACGGATTTAGTAAGCTGGTCGAATGACCATGGACGGAGTAGATTTACTAACAACAAAGTCTTCACAAAAATGGATCATAAAAGGTGCAGAACTGGTTTATGATTGGATTTTGAGAAGTCGCCATCCCAAAATGTTTGATCTACATAACGATGCTGGAAACGTATATAAATCATAGAATGATGAACTGACTTAAGTGCACAGCTTGTGTCAAACACACCCTTCACCCTTAAATTTTGGCTTACTCTGTtagctttgttttttttcagtggACGGAATTGGATTGAGATTACATCACCACAATGGATCTTGATGCCATGGAGAAACATCCACACGACATATTAATAACTATAGTTACAAAATTCCACTGTCCCGAGGTGTATACAAAAGAGACCGAACACGACGCATCACAGGCCCCACCCTGCATTACAACCCAGGCTCAGTTTTGATCCAGGAAAGATCATCTGGGCCCAGATCATCTAGAGATTCGAACAGGTGGTTCATGTCTACAATAGAGTCCAACTCGCTAGCCTCTTCCCAGGGGTGGCGGTAACCCTCGGAGGAGGGTGGGGAGGGCGGTAGGTTAGTGTTCAAAATGTTACTGGTGGATTCGTTCAGGTGGGATGGCTCCGACAAGACTTGGTCGATCGGCAGCCACTCGGGTGGCGGAGGAATGGAGATGCCGCGAATCGTGAGATCCAGAGGGTCGTCGTTAAAGATGTCGCTGTCAACCGATGACGACGTTTCTGTTAGGAGGGGGCTGTGTGATCTACTCAGGGCACAGCCGGAGCCCAGAAGGTCCTCGGTTTTAACTTTGATACCATCTACTGTGATCTCGTCATTCAGAATAGCGTTCCAGTTCAAGTCCCCCTTCAGCGACCCGAGGTTAGGGTCATCGGGAGGGACGATGAAAGAGTTCTGGTTGCCGTTGTGTTTCTGGGCGGTGCGCTTGGGCACGGCCTGCTTTCTTCTGTTGTTGCATGACTTTGCTTCGGGttcttctttctttatcttcttGGTGGGCGGGTAGGAGTCCAGAGTGCTGGACGGCCTGCGCTTCTTCAGGGTACCGTTGACGATCATGTCGGCGTGCTGGGGGTCGATCTTCCAGAAGCCGCCTTTGCCAGGCTCATTCTTACTGCGGGGCACCTTGGTGAAGCACTTGTTGAGAGACAGGTTGTGACGGATGGAGTTCTGTAACAACAAAGTAGAGTTGTCGTTACAACAGTGTTTGCTGTTGTTTGAAATTTCTTTGCAATAGCAACTTATTGATATATATTATAATGCACAATATTATTCCAAgcatttcatttttattcatttaccCAGGGACAacatagttccgtgttgtttaaTGACACATTTCATGTCAATGTGTGGAGAACTGTCGTGCAAGAAGCAAATCAGTAATGACAGTTTTATGTTTACATCAATTATTTCACCACGGACATGCAACATATCAAAATTACTGACAGTTCCCTTTCAGTCCATGCATTCCACCACAGTCGCTACACAGAATATCTCCATCACTCATTGTTCTACTCTACCATCTCTGTCACCGGTTGTCCAAAACTATTGTTTGTTGATGGATTAATAATTGAAATTGCCTATCTTACAGTATGGTGGGGATTATGAGAATCGTGTATGATTGGCATGTTGTGCTACATAAATTTCCGTTCCTGGATGAATAATTTAGTGGATAAGGTCATCAGCATTATCCTGAGTCGTTAATAACATTGTTAGACATATTGTCCTTGTGATTGATCATGCTTTGTCTTTGTTTGGCACCGTTGTCAGAAATGAAACAAAGTTTTCATTTCTTATATCTAAGGACAATGTCTTAAACAGACTGATACCATTGATGAGGTATTCAAGAACGTTTAGGCATGTTATGGGAACAAGGTTGTGTATCGTTCACTTGCAAGAAGTGTGAAAGGTATTTCGATTTAAAAGATTTCACAGGTATTTATGAACATATTGTGTTTCGCTGTCACTCTCTCACTAGGCAGGGCCCCACGTGAACAGGCCTGGGGGTAACCCAATTACTCAATCAAATAAACTTTCCTGTTCGACTCTACTGCTCCTGATCAACCGGAACAACTGAAGAGGTTTCTTGAATTACTCGCTgtcccttgtgtaattttttccTCCATTGTTCAACGTAGGGAAGGATTACCACCATGCATTTCTTACAGTCACTTGGGATTAATTTTTGTCTCTACAACAAAAGGTTCAATTTTGTGTACTCGGTTTTTTGTGAACATGTTTATAACAGTGAGCTGTGACAACAGTGTTTTGGGAAATGGATTCTTTTGAAGGTCAAGAGCTGATGAATATTCTTATGTAAGTGTTAGTCACTACGCAAGTGATGACTCCCTCCTTCCATACTTGTAGCCACATACCAGCACTTCCCTTGTTAAACTGTTCTGTGCATTTATCTTGACATATTGAGGGCTGGAAGGGGCTCATGAAACAGGTGTTCTACACCGTTCATTACCTTAGCAACTTTATTAAGCTTTCGTTCTTCGTTGCATTGATGTTTATTTACCCAATCTGCCCAAAGGTTGAAATTACGAAAGTGAACTGATTTTGGCATCCCTGTTTGATTTTAAATATAAGAATGTGAGCCTTTCGTTAATTTATCTCATTATAGTTTGATATATTTGAGTGTacatttctttctctttcagAAACGTTAGGCCGTCCAATATTTTGTCTCTTACAATTAAAGCCATATCGTTGACAGACTGATTTACTTGAGATGCCAAAAATGCAGGCAAGAGTCACTTTGCATGTGACTTAAAGAAATCAAATATCATACAG is a window of Branchiostoma lanceolatum isolate klBraLanc5 chromosome 8, klBraLanc5.hap2, whole genome shotgun sequence DNA encoding:
- the LOC136439952 gene encoding forkhead box protein J1-B-like → MIGQSQGSPVASSKTAVSTTANSRTKVIADKFKQNWMAQNPQADSQNPDTQNLDDSLTSLSWLQNLNIMKIPTPPSSPKPADDGSKRQTQAQPAAVSGNASQHVRVKEEHTATLYAPAGPPIGTPESIDKIDYKTNPYVKPPYSYATLICMAMKETKKSKITLSDIYKWIKTNFKYYEMAEPSWQNSIRHNLSLNKCFTKVPRSKNEPGKGGFWKIDPQHADMIVNGTLKKRRPSSTLDSYPPTKKIKKEEPEAKSCNNRRKQAVPKRTAQKHNGNQNSFIVPPDDPNLGSLKGDLNWNAILNDEITVDGIKVKTEDLLGSGCALSRSHSPLLTETSSSVDSDIFNDDPLDLTIRGISIPPPPEWLPIDQVLSEPSHLNESTSNILNTNLPPSPPSSEGYRHPWEEASELDSIVDMNHLFESLDDLGPDDLSWIKTEPGL